A genomic window from Lotus japonicus ecotype B-129 chromosome 1, LjGifu_v1.2 includes:
- the LOC130732186 gene encoding oleosin Ara h 15.0101-like translates to MTDQARTGSYGSSYGSSYDTNMNMNMNMNNNPAPSRQTIKFLTAATIGITLLLLSGLILTGTVIGLIIATPLLVLFSPILVPAAIILSLAAGGFMFSGGCGVAAVAALSWIYNYVSGKYPAGSDTLDYARGMIADKARDVKERAKDYGNYAQGRAQEATHGSTY, encoded by the coding sequence ATGACTGATCAGGCAAGAACAGGTTCCTACGGTTCTTCCTATGGTTCCTCCTATGACACCAACATGAACATGAACATGAACATGAACAACAACCCTGCACCCTCACGCCAAACCATCAAGTTCTTGACTGCTGCAACCATTGGTATCACACTGTTGCTCTTGTCTGGTTTGATTCTCACTGGGACTGTCATAGGGTTGATCATTGCAACCCCACTTCTTGTTCTGTTCAGCCCCATTTTAGTCCCTGCTGCCATAATCCTGTCTCTTGCTGCTGGTGGTTTCATGTTCTCTGGTGGATGTGGTGTGGCTGCAGTTGCTGCATTGTCATGGATTTACAACTATGTCTCTGGGAAGTACCCTGCAGGTTCTGACACTCTTGACTATGCTAGAGGGATGATTGCTGATAAAGCTAGGGATGTCAAGGAAAGGGCTAAGGATTATGGGAACTATGCTCAGGGTAGAGCACAAGAGGCCACACATGGGTCTACTTATTAG
- the LOC130727510 gene encoding uncharacterized protein LOC130727510, whose amino-acid sequence MATAFSPYSLTLTLTLPSIPNLRHSHNHRVSFIKPLHCVPIHQQFDADSDATIVCEPCNGKGWLLCDFCKGQKTNVKADNKRVYRRCPSCRAVGYVLCPSCKVFKCVTFPNFNDAQSLSS is encoded by the exons ATGGCTACTGCATTTTCACCctactctctcactctcactctcaccctcCCTTCAATTCCCAATCTCAGGCATAGCCATAACCACCGCGTTTCCTTCATCAAACCACTCCACTGCGTTCCGATTCACCAACAG TTTGATGCAGATTCAGATGCAACCATCGTGTGTGAACCTTGCAACGGAAAAGGATGGTTACTCTGTGATTTCTGTAAAGGCCAGAAAACCAATGTCAAAGCTGATAACAAGCGTGTTTATCGCCGGTGTCCCTCTTGCAGAGCC GTTGGATATGTATTGTGTCCAAGCTGCAAGGTCTTCAAATGTGTTACTTTCCCAAATTTCAATGATGCTCAGAGTTTATCAAGTTAA
- the LOC130732187 gene encoding protein SMALL AUXIN UP-REGULATED RNA 9-like, protein MDPPKRPNKIREIVRLQQILKKWRRVANSSKTTRSNSSNHKTSFLKRTLSISDRAEGGSSNLVPKGYLAVCVGEDLSRFVIPTEYLGHQAFHMLLREAEEEFGFEQTGVLRIPCDVYVFQSILKIVEGKDRFSTQKCRFSIEKMMGYCSSNHLAAYSHQPQSPMCR, encoded by the coding sequence ATGGATCCACCAAAGAGGCCTAACAAGATCAGAGAAATTGTCAGGCTTCAACAGATCCTTAAGAAATGGAGAAGGGTAGCCAACTcttcaaaaacaaccagaagTAACAGCAGCAACCACAAAACCAGCTTTCTCAAAAGAACACTTTCTATATCTGATAGAGCAGAGGGAGGATCAAGCAACTTGGTTCCCAAAGGTTATCTAGCTGTTTGTGTTGGTGAGGATCTCAGCAGGTTTGTTATACCAACTGAGTATTTGGGTCATCAAGCCTTTCACATGTTGCTCAGAGAAGCTGAGGAAGAGTTTGGGTTTGAACAAACTGGTGTTTTGAGGATTCCTTGTGATGTTTATGTGTTTCAGAGTATTTTGAAGATAGTGGAAGGAAAGGACAGGTTTTCTACTCAGAAATGTAGGTTTAGCATTGAAAAGATGATGGGGTACTGTTCCTCAAACCATCTTGCAGCTTATTCTCATCAGCCTCAAAGTCCAATGTGCAGATAG
- the LOC130732184 gene encoding AIG2-like protein D: MTSVKMSSGNPVRMGGDNHNVFVYGSLLADEVVRILLKRVPPSTPATLPDYHRFKIKGRVYPAILPVQNNNKVTGRVLLGISGLELDILDEFEDVEYTRSDVEVFLMDNSEKMQVYAYVWSNKDDPDLYGEWEFEEWKQVHMKDFVKMTDEFKEQLELPESKPRVQTYETFYKQENDKPHEP; encoded by the exons ATGACGAGCGTGAAGATGAGTAGTGGAAATCCAGTGAGAATGGGTGGCGATAATCACAACGTCTTCGTCTATGGAAGCCTCTTAGCCGATGAGGTTGTTCGCATTCTCCTGAAGCGTGTTCCTCCATCCACACCCGCAACTCTCCCCGACTA TCACAGGTTCAAGATCAAAGGTCGCGTTTATCCCGCTATTCTACCAGTCCAGAATAACAACAAAGTTACTGGCAGG GTCCTTCTTGGTATCTCAGGATTGGAATTAGATATATTAGATGAGTTTGAGGATGTTGAATACACTAGAAGTGATGTGGAGGTTTTCTTGATG GATAATTCTGAAAAGATGCAAGTCTACGCCTATGTCTGGAGCAACAAAGATGATCCTGACTTATATGGAGAGTGGGAATTTGAG GAATGGAAACAAGTTCACATGAAAGATTTTGTCAAGATGACCGATGAATTTAAGGAACAGTTGGAATTGCCCGAATCAAAGCCAAGAGTTCAGACGTATGAAACCTTCTACAAGCAGGAAAACGATAAGCCACATGAACCTTGA
- the LOC130727509 gene encoding proteasome subunit beta type-6, with amino-acid sequence MDQNFDLSAPHSMGTTIIGVTYNGGVVLGADSRTSTGVYVANRASDKITQLTDNVYVCRSGSAADSQVVSDYVRYFLHQHTIQLGQPATVKVAANLVRLLSYNNKNFLETGLIVGGWDKYEGGQIFGVPLGGTIVQQPFAIGGSGSSYLYGFFDQAWKDGMTKDEAEDLVKKAVSLAIARDGASGGVVRTVIINSEGVTRNFYPGDQLPLWHEELEPQNSLLDILGAPEPMNI; translated from the exons ATGGATCAGAATTTCGATCTCTCCGCTCCCCATTCCATGGGAACCACCATCATCGGCGTCACCTACAACGGCGGCGTCGTTCTCGGCGCCGACTCTCGTACCAGCACCG GAGTGTATGTTGCTAACCGAGCATCAGACAAAATCACACAGCTAACTGACAATGTCTATGTCTGTCGCTCTGGATCG GCTGCAGATTCTCAGGTTGTCTCTGACTATGTGCGCTACTTCCTCCATCAACACAC GATACAGCTCGGACAACCTGCAACAGTCAAAGTTGCTGCGAACCTTGTCCGACTTCTTTCTTATAACAACAAG AATTTCTTGGAGACCGGGTTAATTGTTGGTGGTTGGGACAAATATGAAGGTGGTCAAATTTTTGGAGTTCCACTTGGTGGAACAATTGTACAACAACCTTTTGCTATTGGAG GATCTGGTTCCAGTTACTTGTATGGGTTTTTTGACCAGGCCTGGAAAGATGGAATGACCAAGGATGAAGCTGAG GACTTGGTGAAAAAGGCTGTTTCACTGGCCATTGCTCGAGATGGTGCAAGTGGTGGGGTGGTCCGAACCGTCATA ATAAACTCAGAGGGAGTGACCAGGAACTTCTACCCTGGCGATCAACTTCCATTATGGCATGAGGAGCTGGAGCCTCAAAACTCTTTGCTGGACATTCTCGGTGCCCCAGAGCCTATGAACATATGA